The Drosophila gunungcola strain Sukarami chromosome 3L unlocalized genomic scaffold, Dgunungcola_SK_2 000003F, whole genome shotgun sequence genome contains a region encoding:
- the LOC128258728 gene encoding arginine-glutamic acid dipeptide repeats protein isoform X22 — MAASTQGEIRVGPGHQVNDVYAKLPDYNPISSFPIDKETDERELEESRWSPGVVADGDLLMFLRAARSMAAFQGMCDGGLEDGCLAASRDDTTINALDVLHDSGYDPGKALQALVKCPVSKGIDKKWTEDETKKFIKGLRQFGKNFFRIHKDLLPHKDTPELVEFYYLWKKTPGANNNRPHRRRRQSALRRNRVTRANNSSSNTPPKKEDTPEPQTATTATAAATAASETASRSSPAVSKEENSSLTEDDASECDSDSSLTHKRDESPSRMRTRNKQQNNNSSTTSSSSNNAAGNGGGNATSISSGSTSGGAAGGNSSSKDQSANAVANGKRPKRGSETPDVAGGASVDSPKTPTKAVAESSANKRKGGKQDTPNKKKRTEQEACEPSAQEESAVKEKRKRPDSPVESMNSDSRPDSVLDDGESNTTDTTTAEQQSTKDSKEAVSCKEERDMVSNDLDAKAEEKAIKAEALAEDSKDSAIKNMDEETNIQAPIGVETSSAEVANANAVANPVAPPITMKVPTIATVEALNASVERKEAIEKMESCDSDPEMLKKLATIKQEASPQQQQQQQQHMQQQSQLQLQQQLVPVGIQPPPVCAPAEAVYIKKEPMEDSMDATCNQNSNEPQDLKVKIEIKNEDALKHSVGGLPPSGPGGPPSALHPLSGAPVESGQPEPLHLQHMPHGPVPTQPPPGYLIDGQLKYGPPGQGVPPQPPQLHSDAVAGGNGAPPGAPTTPQKYPPEMEMKFAPQDLKYPPPPPLDALKYSQEMQAAAAAAAAAGKYDMKYMMEQQGKYPVELSAAHQPPGKPGYQDSLKIPDVKPAFGHLPHNVGSPLDVAHKYGPPPTSQESQQQQQSQPPAHQLPPGATPPPGIAMPKPHYQHDVQTPPLGRPFEPSGLMLKYGDPLTAKYGPPQDLKYPMPPVSSQAGPADVKPYGGENLIKSSPYGPPPESPIDASARSTPGQDSQGSNSNSQPPSMPPQPQQFQSPHPSPHMPSPAGGGLPPGMHPQNLIHGPPPGAVGGGGGGSGGGPQPPPPPTSLHQPAPTAPGPPSLQHGLHPGHPQHSQLSVASSLPPSSIGIPPTLSTMAPTHMHPHLHPHAHLQGLHRPHDLPPSMHPHAPMPLSLQGHPQHGHGLPPSHVPQQQQQQQQQPPGGPAGTVRTPSPAQQPPRSLHDPQSSREPPSSQPSTTMAGSGSGPGGPGGPPPQQSPHAHRTSPLPGLSGSGPPPPGLIGHPMAIHPHLAHLPPGHPAHAALAHPGHHLLSHSIAGLGPGGGPIALLAGPGGLGGIPESALSRRTPPSHLPHSHASSAPLTPHSVASMTSTSMSLTTSTVPSSAFSRASPSVQISSGGGGGGGGPSGPGSVGPGGLPNSSAAAAAAAAAAAHRAASPASSVSSLSRQSPLHPVPQSPLSHHPSSSALSAAAAAVAERDRHALMRQQSPHMTPPPVSNASLMASPLSKMYAPQPGQRGLGTSPPPHLRPGASPPVIRHPQMPLPLPLIAPGGGIPQIGVHPGQSPYPHPLLHPSVFYSPHHHPFNSPYGYAPYGPGFPAYMKPPPQPGQLDPAAVMAAHHAGLQGPPPQQMRQDEQNAAAAAAAAAAEKQHQAAAAAAAQQHKAPQQQQQGGMPPNKPPTPKTPQGPGGGMPPGMGGPGTPTGLPPGAYPGSHMPGYPQGPPHGSPFAPQDGQPHGLKPTSHMDALRAHAHSANSAGMGGGHHPTEPLPIDIEPDPEPEIPSPTHNIPRGPSPEAKPDDTECHRSQSAIFVRHIDRGDYNSCTRTDLIFKPVADSKLARKREERDRKLAEKERERRQQQQQQQQQQQQQQAAAAQQAAQQAKMKAELKPPYADTPALRQLSEYARPHVAFSPVEQMVPYHHPMGPMYRERELEEIKNAQAAAASQSRLDPHWMEYYRRGIHPSQFPLYANPAISQMERERLGIPPPHHVGLDPGEHMVRMPQPPEAGFQLPPNVGQYPRPNMLIPREPHSDVLLRMSYADQLQAAEFQRQSLHDQYFRQRPR; from the exons ATGGCGGCCTCCACTCAAGGAGAAATTCGAGTGGGTCCCGGCCACCAGGTAAACGATGTCTAT GCAAAACTGCCCGATTATAATCCAATCTCAAGCTTCCCCATCGACAAGGAAACCGATGAACGTGAACTAGAGGAATCAAGATGGAGTCCAGGCGTTGTGGCCGATGGCGACTTGTTAATGTTTCTGCGTGCGGCTCGCTCCATGGCTGCATTTCAAGGAATGTGTGATGGCGGACTAGAAGACGGTTGTTTGGCTGCCAGTCGCGACGACACCACAATAAACGCACTCGACGTG cttcaCGATTCTGGCTACGATCCAGGCAAAGCTCTACAAGCGCTCGTAAAGTGCCCCGTATCGAAGGGCATCGACAAGAAGTGGACCGAGGACGAAACAAAGAAGTTTATCAAGGGACTGCGTCAGTTCGGCAAGAACTTCTTTCGCATCCATAAGGACCTGCTGCCGCACAAGGACACGCCGGAGCTGGTCGAATTCTACTATCTGTGGAAAAAGACGCCCGGCGCGAACAACAACCGGCCGCACAGGCGGCGCCGCCAGAGCGCCCTGCGCCGCAACCGTGTCACACGGGcgaacaacagcagcagcaacacaccTCCCAAGAAGGAGGACACACCAGAACCACAAACTGCGACGACGGCGACGGCGGCGGCAACCGCGGCGTCCGAGACGGCGAGTCGCTCCTCGCCCGCTGTCTCCAAGGAGGAGAACAGCTCGCTCACCGAGGACGACGCCAGCGAGTGCGACAGTGATTCGAGTCTGACCCACAAAAGGGATGAATCACCCTCAAGGATGAGGACGCGAAACAAGCAAcagaacaacaacagcagcaccaccagcagcagcagcaacaacgcgGCCGGAAACGGTGGCGGCAACGCCACCTCCATAAGCAGCGGTTCAACGAGCGGCGGTGCCGCTGGCGGCAACAGCTCGTCCAAGGATCAGTCAGCCAACGCCGTGGCTAATGGCAAGCGGCCCAAGCGGGGCTCCGAAACACCGGACGTTGCCGGCGGAGCCTCGGTCGATAGTCCCAAGACGCCGACGAAGGCCGTTGCCGAGAGTTCGGCCAACAAGCGCAAGGGCGGCAAGCAGGATACGCCCAACAAGAAGAAGCGGACGGAGCAGGAGGCCTGCGAGCCGAGTGCCCAGGAGGAGAGTGCCGTCAAGGAGAAGCGCAAGCGGCCGGACAGTCCGGTGGAGAGCATGAACTCGGACAGCCGACCGGACTCGGTGCTCGACGATGGCGAGTCCAATACCACGGACACCACCACCGCCGAGCAGCAGTCCACCAAGGACAGCAAGGAGGCGGTCAGCTGCAAGGAGGAGCGCGACATGGTCTCCAATGACCTGGATGCCAAGGCCGAGGAGAAGGCCATCAAAGCAGAAGCTCTGGCAGAGGACAGCAAGGATAGCGCCATCAAGAACATGGACGAGGAGACGAACATCCAGGCGCCAATCGGCGTGGAGACGAGCTCGGCGGAGGTAGCCAATGCCAATGCGGTGGCCAATCCCGTGGCGCCGCCTATCACCATGAAGGTGCCCACAATTGCCACTGTGGAGGCACTGAATGCCTCCGTGGAGCGCAAGGAGGCCATCGAGAAGATGGAGTCGTGCGATAGCGATCCGGAGATGCTCAAGAAGCTGGCCACCATCAAGCAGGAGGCTTctccgcagcagcagcagcagcagcagcaacacatgCAGCAGCAATCgcagctgcagttgcagcagcaactggtTCCAGTTGGCATCCAACCGCCGCCCGTGTGTGCGCCCGCTGAGGCGGTGTACATCAAGAAGGAGCCCATGGAGGACTCGATGGACGCCACCTGCAATCAGAACAGCAACGAGCCGCAGGACCTGAAGGTCAAGATTGAGATCAAAAACGAGGACGCTCTCAAGCACAGTGTGGGAGGACTGCCGCCCTCTGGTCCCGGTGGACCACCTTCAGCCCTGCATCCGCTGTCCGGAGCTCCTGTAGAGAGTGGTCAGCCGGAACCGCTGCACCTGCAGCACATGCCCCATGGACCGGTGCCCACGCAACCGCCACCCGGCTACCTAATCGATGGCCAGCTGAAGTACGGACCGCCGGGACAAGGAGTGCCGCCACAGCCACCACAACTGCACAGCGATGCGGTGGCAGGAGGCAACGGAGCACCGCCTGGAGCGCCGACCACGCCGCAAAAGTATCCGCCCGAGATGGAGATGAAGTTCGCTCCCCAGGATCTCAAGtacccgccgccgccgcccctGGACGCACTCAAGTACAGCCAGGAGATGCAGGCTGCGGCGGCTGCAGCGGCTGCTGCCGGCAAATACGACATGAAGTACATGATGGAGCAGCAGGGCAAGTATCCCGTAGAGCTGTCCGCTGCCCATCAGCCGCCAGGAAAGCCGGGCTACCAGGATTCGCTAAAGATTCCCGATGTCAAGCCCGCTTTTGGCCACCTGCCGCACAACGTGGGCTCGCCTCTGGATGTGGCCCATAAGTACGGACCGCCGCCCACGTCGCAAGAgtcccagcagcagcagcagtcccAGCCGCCGGCGCACCAGTTGCCGCCGGGAGCCACGCCGCCGCCTGGCATCGCCATGCCCAAGCCGCACTACCAGCACGACGTGCAGACGCCACCGCTGGGGCGTCCGTTCGAGCCATCCGGCCTTATGCTCAAGTATGGCGATCCACTGACGGCCAAGTACGGCCCGCCTCAGGATCTGAAGTATCCGATGCCCCCGGTCTCCTCCCAGGCGGGACCCGCGGATGTGAAGCCCTATGGCGGGGAGAATCTGATCAAGTCCTCGCCATATGGACCGCCGCCGGAGAGCCCAATTGACGCCTCGGCGCGCTCGACGCCTGGTCAGGATAGCCAGGGCAGCAATAGCAATTCGCAGCCGCCGTCGATGCcgccgcagccgcagcagtTTCAGTCGCCGCATCCTTCGCCGCACATGCCTTCGCCAGCCGGAGGTGGCCTACCACCGGGAATGCATCCGCAAAATCTCATCCATGGCCCGCCACCAGGtgcagtgggtggtggtggtggcggtagTGGTGGTGGTCCCCAGCCGCCTCCGCCGCCCACGTCGCTGCACCAGCCCGCGCCCACGGCTCCAGGTCCGCCCAGTCTGCAGCACGGATTGCATCCTGGTCACCCGCAGCACTCGCAGCTGTCGGTGGCCTCGTCGCTGCCGCCGAGCTCGATTGGAATTCCACCCACGCTCTCGACAATGGCGCCAACGCACATGCACCCGCACCTTCACCCACATGCGCATCTGCAGGGTCTGCATCGGCCGCACGACTTGCCGCCCAGCATGCATCCGCATGCGCCCATGCCGCTATCACTGCAGGGACATCCGCAACACGGTCACGGATTGCCGCCCTCGCACGTcccccagcagcagcagcagcagcaacaacagccgcCAGGCGGACCAGCCGGCACGGTGCGAACTCCATCTCCTGCCCAGCAGCCGCCGAGATCCCTGCACGATCCGCAATCGTCTCGAGAGCCGCCCAGTTCGCAGCCCTCGACCACGATGGCGGGTTCGGGTAGTGGTCCCGGTGGACCCGGTGGACCGCCGCCGCAACAGTCGCCGCACGCTCATCGCACATCGCCGCTGCCCGGTCTGTCGGGCAGTGGACCGCCGCCGCCGGGACTCATCGGGCACCCGATGGCCATACACCCGCACCTGGCACACCTGCCGCCCGGCCATCCGGCCCACGCAGCGTTGGCCCATCCGGGACACCATCTGCTGTCGCACTCGATAGCGGGCCTGGGACCTGGCGGCGGACCCATCGCCTTGTTGGCCGGACCCGGCGGACTGGGAGGAATCCCAGAGTCCGCTCTAAGTCGCCGCACCCCGCCCTCACACCTGCCACACTCGCACGCCTCCTCGGCCCCGCTGACGCCGCACTCGGTGGCCAGCATGACGTCCACCAGTATGTCGCTGACCACCAGCACGGTGCCCTCGTCCGCCTTTAGCCGCGCCAGTCCCAGCGTGCAGATCTCGagcggtggtggcggcggcggcggtggtccTTCTGGACCCGGAAGCGTTGGGCCCGGAGGATTGCCCAACTCatcggcagcggcggcggcagctgctgcagcggcTGCCCATCGAGCGGCCTCGCCGGCGTCCAGCGTGAGCAGCCTGAGTCGCCAGAGCCCGCTGCATCCGGTGCCGCAGTCTCCGCTCAGCCATCATCCCTCGTCGTCGGCCTTGTCCGCCGCGGCAGCCGCTGTGGCGGAACGGGATCGGCATGCGCTGATGCGACAGCAATCGCCGCACATGACGCCGCCACCGGTGTCCAATGCCTCGTTGATGGCTAGTCCGCTGAGCAAAATGTATGCTCCTCAGCCGGGTCAGAGGGGTCTGGGGACCTCTCCGCCACCGCATTTGCGTCCGGGAGCCTCGCCGCCGGTCATCCGGCATCCGCAGATGCCCCTGCCGCTGCCACTGATTGCGCCTGGCGGAGGAATACCACAGATCGGAGTGCATCCGGGACAGTCACCCTACCCGCATCCGCTGCTGCATCCCTCGGTCTTCTACTCGCCGCACCATCACCCGTTCAACTCGCCCTACGGCTATGCGCCCTATGGTCCTGGATTCCCGGCCTACATGAAGCCACCGCCGCAGCCAGGTCAGCTGGATCCGGCCGCCGTGATGGCCGCCCACCACGCTGGTCTGCAGGGACCGCCGCCCCAGCAGATGCGCCAGGATGAGCAGAATGCAGCGGCCgctgcggcagcagcagctgccgaGAAGCAGCATCaagccgccgcagcagcagcagctcagcAGCACAAGGCgccgcagcaacaacagcagggTGGAATGCCACCCAATAAGCCGCCGACGCCAAAGACGCCGCAGGGTCCTGGTGGTGGAATGCCACCGGGGATGGGCGGACCGGGAACACCGACGGGCCTGCCGCCAGGTGCCTATCCGGGTAGTCACATGCCGGGATATCCGCAGGGACCGCCTCACGGATCACCCTTTGCGCCGCAAGATGGTCAGCCGCACGGCCTGAAGCCCACTTCGCACATGGATGCCCTGCGAGCGCATGCACACTCGGCCAACTCGGCGGGCATGGGCGGAGGACATCATCCAACGGAGCCAT TGCCCATCGATATTGAGCCGGATCCGGAGCCAGAAATCCCTAGTCCCACGCACAACATACCACGTGGTCCCAGTCCCGAGGCCAAACCGGACGACACCGAGTGCCATCGCTCTCAGTCTGCCAT aTTTGTGCGCCACATCGATCGCGGGGATTACAATTCGTGCACAAGAACGGATTTGATCTTCAAGCCGGTGGCCGACTCGAAGTTGGCACGCAAGCGTGAGGAGCGCGACCGTAAGCTGGCCGAGAAGGAGCGTGAGCGGCGTCAG cagcagcaacaacagcagcagcaacagcaacaacagcaggcgGCAGCCGCTCAGCAGGCGGCGCAGCAGGCCAAGATGAAGGCGGAGCTGAAGCCACCGTATGCGGACACGCCTGCCCTGCGTCAACTATCCGAGTACGCTCGTCCCCACGTCGCCTTCAG TCCTGTTGAGCAGATGGTGCCATATCATCATCCAATGGGCCCCATGTACAGAGAGAG GGAACTGGAGGAGATCAAGAACGCACAAGCTGCTGCGGCGAGCCAATCCAGGCTAGATCCGCACTGGATGGAGTACTATCGACG CGGCATTCACCCCTCGCAGTTTCCCCTGTACGCGAATCCGGCGATATCGCAGATGGAGAGGGAGCGTCTGGGAATTCCACCGCCGCACCATGTGGGGTTGGACCCGGGCGAGCACATGGTGCGTATG CCGCAACCACCGGAGGCCGGTTTCCAACTGCCAC CGAATGTTGGCCAGTATCCGCGGCCAAATATGCTTATACCTAGGGAGCCGCATTCGGATGTCCTGCTGCGCATGTCCTATGCCGACCAACTACAG GCCGCCGAGTTCCAGCGACAGTCCCTGCATGATCAGTACTTTAG ACAACGGCCCAGATAA